Proteins encoded within one genomic window of Ranitomeya variabilis isolate aRanVar5 chromosome 4, aRanVar5.hap1, whole genome shotgun sequence:
- the CDC42EP5 gene encoding cdc42 effector protein 5: protein MPILKQSSSNSKKRTRIDREMISAPLGDFRHTMHVGRGGDVFGDTSFLSNHGPSSAPPVEVPKKNGLVKMTGEHEENKMADSLSQLSQSSGIGSGAGSVSSSPVNNVSSKEDRLWSNSNTGRNNDQFDWISPGDCGLKHAESMLSFHLDLGPSILDDVLGVMDRDPPVPEWSNPDVQRDFDFKLTPVHATDGDKYTQSSPAIEPQGNHYSLSNTLPMTNPGFENISVTTPDHREGKRSVYEEDSEEEEEKRSIYEGIADSPVQHDNSLHISHRAELDNDDDDEDDDEEDGQGYTFDDDLDDEIGV, encoded by the coding sequence ATGCCTATCCTCAAGCAATCCAGCTCAAACTCAAAAAAGCGAACCCGCATTGATCGAGAGATGATCAGTGCCCCATTGGGGGATTTTAGACACACCATGCATGTTGGACGAGGAGGTGATGTTTTTGGAGATACCTCCTTTCTCAGTAACCATGGTCCTTCCTCCGCCCCACCAGTGGAAGTGCCAAAGAAAAATGGTCTCGTGAAAATGACAGGTGAACACGAAGAAAATAAAATGGCAGATTCTTTAAGTCAGCTCTCGCAATCCTCAGGGATTGGCTCTGGGGCCGGTAGTGTCTCCTCAAGCCCAGTCAATAATGTGTCATCTAAAGAAGACCGTTTATGGAGTAACAGCAACACAGGTAGGAATAATGATCAGTTCGACTGGATTTCACCTGGAGACTGTGGCCTAAAGCATGCAGAATCCATGTTATCCTTTCATCTTGACTTGGGCCCATCTATTTTGGATGATGTATTAGGTGTGATGGATAGAGATCCTCCGGTTCCTGAGTGGAGCAATCCAGATGTCCAGAGAGATTTTGACTTTAAACTTACTCCTGTCCATGCCACAGATGGTGATAAATACACACAATCATCACCTGCTATAGAGCCACAAGGAAACCACTATAGTCTCTCCAACACATTGCCAATGACGAACCCTGGTTTTGAGAACATTTCTGTTACCACTCCAGACCATCGAGAAGGAAAAAGATCAGTTTATGAAGAAGACAgtgaggaagaagaagaaaaacgTTCCATCTATGAAGGTATTGCAGATAGTCCAGTGCAGCATGACAACAGTCTACACATCAGTCACCGGGCAGAGCtagataatgatgatgatgatgaggacgaTGATGAAGAGGACGGTCAAGGCTACACATTTGATGATGACCTTGACGATGAGATTGGAGTATAG